GCGCATGGTCCCACGCGAGGCCTTGGAGGGATGGCGGGCGGGGCGATCACCGCGCGGTAGCGTACCGGGCGAGGTCCGCTTCAACCATCATCCGGACCAACTGCGCGAACGTGACCGTTGGCGTCCACCCCAACTGGGCCTTCGCCTTTGACGGATCGGCTACCAACAGATCGACCTCGGCCGGACGAAAGAACTTCTCGTCCTGCACCACGAACTCGCGATAATCCAACTGGACGGCCTCAAACGCCGCCTGACAGAAGTCCCGCACGGAAAACGTCTCGCCGGTCCCGATGACAAAGTCGTCCGGCGTGTCCTGTTGCAACATGCGCCACATGGCGTCCACATAGTCGCCGGCGAATCCCCAGTCCCGACGCGCGTCCAGATTGCCCAGGCGCAGTTCACGCTGCAGCCCCGTCTTGATGCGGGCCACGGCGTCGGAAATCTTTCGCGTGACGAATTCCAGTCCGCGACGCGGCGATTCATGATTGAACAGGATGCCCGACACCGCGAAGAGATCGAAGCTCTCGCGATAGTTCACGGTGATCCAGTGCCCGTATACCTTGGCGACCCCGTAGGGCGAACGCGGATAGAACGGCGTCGACTCGCGCTGCGGTGTCTCGATGACCTTGCCGAATTGCTCGCTGGAACTGGCTTGATACAACCGCGCCCGCGGCGCCGCCTTGCGCATGGCTTCGAGCATGCGGGTCACGCCCAGCGCCGTGAACTCGCCGGTAAGGACCGGCTGTTGCCACGACGTCTGGACGAAGCTCTGCGCCGCCAGATTGTAGATCTCATCCGGCTTGGTCGCCTCGACCACATCGGTCAGCGAGGTCTGGTCAAGCAGATCGGCCGACGCCAGCTCCACACGATCGACGAGATGGGCAATGCGCTCATAGGGCGTGGTCGATGACCGCCGCACAATACCCACGACACGATATCCTTTGGCCAACAAGAACTCGGCCAGATAGGACCCGTCCTGACCAGTGATTCCGGTAATAAGCGCGGTCTTCATCGAGCAATAGGCAGAAGGGTCTTCGAAGCCGATGGGCCGTTGCGCGGCGTCGGATGGACGTGGACCGAGAGACGACGTGTGCCAGATACGCGAAGGCGGGAAGCCCGATGCAAATGAGCTCCCCGCCTGGCGTTGATCACGGTGAAATCAGGCGACGGCGAGTTGACCACGCGGCGCGCGCTTGATCTTGCCGGCCGCGAGACACCGGGTGCACACCTTCACCTTGATGATCGTGCCGTCGTGGAGTGTCCGAACGACCTGCAGGTTCGGCTTCCAGGTGCGGCGGGTCTTGTTGTTCGCGTGCGAGACGCTGTTTCCGAACGCGACGCCCTTGTCGCAGCAGAAGCAGCGATGACGATTGATGGCCATGACGATACGTCCTGTCAGCTGAGGATCAATTCGATCCGCGCCATCTCCGCGCCGTCACCCTTGCGGTGGCCGGTCTTGAGAATGCGCGTGTAGCCGCCCGGGCGTGTGGCGAACTTCGGTCCAATCTCCTGAAAGAGCTTGTCCGCCGCCTCACGCTTCTGGACGTGCTTGCCGGCCAGGCGACGCGCGTGCAGCGTGCCGCTCCGAGCCTTGGTGATAAGCTTTTCGACGAACGGGCGGAGTTCCTTCGCCTTGGCTTCCGTCGTTTCGATCGCGCCAGACTCGATCAGCGAGGTGGCGAGGTTGCGAAGCAGCGCGAGACGCTGTTCGCTGGTCCGCCGGAGTTGGCG
This genomic window from Gemmatimonadaceae bacterium contains:
- the rplQ gene encoding 50S ribosomal protein L17, whose protein sequence is MRHRKANRQLRRTSEQRLALLRNLATSLIESGAIETTEAKAKELRPFVEKLITKARSGTLHARRLAGKHVQKREAADKLFQEIGPKFATRPGGYTRILKTGHRKGDGAEMARIELILS
- a CDS encoding 50S ribosomal protein L28; its protein translation is MAINRHRCFCCDKGVAFGNSVSHANNKTRRTWKPNLQVVRTLHDGTIIKVKVCTRCLAAGKIKRAPRGQLAVA
- the gmd gene encoding GDP-mannose 4,6-dehydratase, which produces MKTALITGITGQDGSYLAEFLLAKGYRVVGIVRRSSTTPYERIAHLVDRVELASADLLDQTSLTDVVEATKPDEIYNLAAQSFVQTSWQQPVLTGEFTALGVTRMLEAMRKAAPRARLYQASSSEQFGKVIETPQRESTPFYPRSPYGVAKVYGHWITVNYRESFDLFAVSGILFNHESPRRGLEFVTRKISDAVARIKTGLQRELRLGNLDARRDWGFAGDYVDAMWRMLQQDTPDDFVIGTGETFSVRDFCQAAFEAVQLDYREFVVQDEKFFRPAEVDLLVADPSKAKAQLGWTPTVTFAQLVRMMVEADLARYATAR